The Algoriphagus halophilus sequence AAGACTTCCCATTCTTGCCGGTTCGTTATGAGGATGGAACCTTCGCCAATAACAGGGATTATCCTTTTGCAGAAGGAACCATGAGTTCCATGCATAGACTTTATGGTAGAAAGTATATTCTGAACACACAAACCACTTTGGGAAGCTTGTATACAAATATCAAGTTCTCAGATGCTTTGGAAATGAGAACTGCTTTGGGTGTCAATATTCTTACTCAGGAAAACAACCGATCTGAAACCAGAACTTTAGCGATAGGTCAAAGTGGTACAGCTTCTAAGAGTATGTTTAAAGACACATTTTGGTCATTGGAAAATTACTTGACCTATAACAAAATCTTCAAGGATAGACACTCCGTGAATGCTTTGTTGGGGATATCGTGGCAGGAGTCTAATTATACTGCGATGAGTGCCAGTATCCAGAACTTTTCTACCGATTATTTCTTATACAATAATTTAGGTGCTGGTAGCCAATTGCCAAGAGTAGGATCCGGCGCTTCCAGAGAAGCTTTGAATTCTTATTTTGCCAGAGTGAACTATATTCTGGATGATAAATATTTGTTCACTTTCACAGGTAGAGCTGATGGTTCGTCCAAATTTGGTGAAAACAATAAGTACGCATTTTTCCCTTCTGCGGCATTGGCCTGGAGAGTTTCTGAGGAGGGTTTCCTCCAAGGAAATCAAACCATTTCCAACTTGAAAATCAGAACAAGTTATGGCTTAACAGGTAATTCAGAAATTCCACCTTATTCTTCTTTATCACTTTTGAGCTCCAATTATTCTGCTATTTACAATGAAACACAAATAGGGGGTACTGGGATCAACAGACTTTCCAACCCAGATTTGAAATGGGAAAAAACTGCACAGACTGATTTTGGAGTAGAATTGGGAATGTTCAATAACAGATTGAACGTAGAAGTAGACTTGTATTACAGAAAGACCACTGATATGCTTCTGGATTCTCCTGTTCCTCAAACGAGTGGTTATGCAACGATTCGTAGAAACGTTGGATCAATGGAAAACAAAGGGATCGAGTTCACACTTAATTCTGTAAACGTTGATCGAGAGCACTTCAGTTGGAATACTTCTTTTAACCTGTCTCTGAATCGGAACAAGGTACTTTCCCTGGCAACTCCAGCAGATATTTTCGGAGTTGGGGGACCTAACTTCACCAATCAGACCAATATCATCCGAGTAGGTGAGCCAGTAGGTTCTTTCTGGGGATTGGTAAGACTAGGTACATGGAGTGAGGCGGAAAGAGCAGAGGCTGCTGAATTTGTGAGTTATAGAAATGGACTGACCATACTTCCTGGTGATATCAAATATTTGGATGTCAATGGAGACAAAGCAATCAATGACTCTGATAGAATGATCATTGGGAACGGTAGCCCTGATTTCTGGGGTGCATTTTCCAATACAGTACGATTCTACAATTTTGATTTGACGGTAGAACTTCAATATAGTGTGGGGAATGATGTTTTGGATATGACGCTCCATCCAAGTGAAGACCGTCAGGCTTTGGCAAATAGTTATACTTCTGTATTGAATGCCTGGACTCCTGAAAATCAAAATACCATGATTGCAGAAATCAGGGATACAAGAGCTGGATATGTAACCAATGTGGATTCCCACTGGGTGAAAGATGGTTCCTTTTTAAGAGGTAGAAACTTGTTGATTGGATATAATTTCCCAATAAACGTGACGGAAGCTATCAAATTGAGCAGATTGAGAGCTTATGCCTCTGCACAGAACTTTTTCTTGCTTACAGGAAAGGATATTAATGGAGATCCTGAAACAACACCAATTAGAGGTGGAACCGGAAGTAATGTTTTCTCACAAGGGATGAACTGGCACAGTTACCCTAGACCTACGATTTTTATGTTCGGTCTACAAGTAACTCTATAATCCTTAATTACTTAAAGTGAAAATTCAAATGAAAAATAGAATATATAACCAAGCTGGAAAAATTTTCCTAGTCATGGCATTCATCACTGGAATGGTAGGATGTTCAAGTTTTTTGGAAGAAGAAGATCCCTCAAACTTAACACCGGAAAGTTTTTATACCATTCCTGACCATGCTGAAGCAGCATTGGCATCTGTCTATGCAGATACCCGATTTATTGGAGGTGGTTCAGGTATATTTTCCTCTACCTGGCAATTGCTCGAAGCTCCAACAGGAACTTCTACCACTGAGACCGCTCAAAATTCAGATTTGAACAATTTGTATGGGTTGATTTATGATGGAAGAACTCAGCACATCATCAATTGGTGGAATGGGATGTACAAAGTCATCGCACAAGCCAATTTGGTATTGGAAAAAGTACCTGGTATCACACCAATGGATGAGGCTCAAAAAGCCAAAATATTGGGAGAAGCTAGGTTCCTTAGAGCCTGGGCCTACTTCTATGCGGTGAGACTATGGGGAGATGTTCCTTTGATTACCGCTCCTCAAACTGCGAGTTCGGAAGATTTCAGGCCATCTCCGGCAAGTCAGGAAGAGGTGTATGCCTTAATTGTGGAAGATTTAAAAGCAGCGGAAGCAGCAGGTTTACCTTGGACAGATGTTAGTGGAAGAGCTACTTTGGCTGCCACTAAGTCTCTACTTTCCAAAGTGTATTTGACCATGGCAGGATTTCCTTTAAATAAAGGAGCTTCTCATTATCAATTGGCAGCAGAAAAGTCGAAAGAAGTAATTGACTATGCCAATGCGAGTCCAGGGATGATCAATTTATTTGCTACTTATCCTGAGCTACATGATGAAAACAACGACAATAGATTGGAGCATATTTTTATGCTACAATACAATGTGGTGGTTGCCGGAAACCCAATGAATAACATGTTTCCGAACTTTAAACCAGTCACTTTTGCGGGACCTTCAGGGACAGGTAGTACAGTGCCAACAGAAGAATTCTACAATTCTTATGAGCCAGGGGATATTCGAGCCAAAAATCAAAAAGGGTTTTTCTATACCACTTACTATGAAAATGGTAGCGGTGCAGAATTCGATTTGGGAGCACCTTATATTTTCAAGCATTTCAATCAGCAGGCTTTGGGAACCAAAGATCAACCTGGGAATCGTGCGAACAATCTAAATGTACCTTTGATTCGCTTTGCAGAAGTGTTATTGATCTATGCTGAAGCTCAAAATGAAGTGAGTGGACCCAATGCATTGGCTTTGGAGAGTCTCAAAAGGATAAGAGATAGAGCTGGTTTAACTACTCCTTCTTTGGGCGAATTCACTCCGGATTCGTTTAGGGATGCCGTACTTAGAGAGCGTTGGCATGAGCTCTGCTATGAGCAAATTACCTGGTTTGACATGTTGCGTTTGCGCAAAGTGTACAATGAAGCGACCAATGGGTTTGATAATTTTGAGGGGCACGTTAACCCAAGTTCTAATCAAGCCTTACAGGCGAAGCATTATTTGATGCCATATCCGCTACCAGAAATGCAAAACAATCCAAATCTTACTCCTCAAAACCCGGGCTATTAATAGCCTCATTTTTAAGTGGATAAGTGTAAATAAGAAAACTGGATTTAAAAAGTAAAACGGGCTCCATTTGGAGCCCGTTTTCAATAAAGGGGAAGGAGTGAAAGTTAGCTTTCACTTGTCTTTCACTTCAAAATATCGTTTTAAAGTATATTCTGGCTGCCATCTATCTGGCGTTCTCACCAAGGTATCAGGGTCATAACCCATTGGTTTGATGACATCTGCAGTAAGCTTGATCTTATCTTGGAAAGCTTCTTGCCATTGTTGCATCAATTGAAGCATCTCAGCTTTTTTATCTTGATACTCCGAAAGCTCCGCTAGGTTGTGGATTTCCAATGGATCATTTTCTAAATCAAAAAGTTGCGTATAATCTCTTTCAGGATATCTGATCAACTTATATTTTTTATTTCTTACCGCCCTTACAGTATGCTTATATGAAGTGTAAAGGGCATCTCTTACTCCATCTTGTTCGCCTTTGATGACTGGAACTAGGCTAATACCATCGATGTCTTGAGGATCAGGGATTCCTGCCAAGTCAGCCAAGGTAGGATATAAGTCATGGATGTAGGCAAAAGCATCCAACTCTTGATCTTGGGGGACTCCAGGGCCTTTGATGATCAAGGGAACTTTGGAACTATGCTCATAAAGACTCTGCTTTCCCAATAGCCCGTGGCTACCTGCTGCCAATCCATTGTCCGCAGCATAAACAATAATGGTATTATCGTACTGCCCCGTTTCTTTCAGTGCGTTTAAGATTTTGGCAATTTGCGTGTCTAAATGGGTTACCAAGGCATAGTAATCCGATAAAATCATTTGAATGACTTCCGGTTTTCTTGGCCATCCTGTTAAATTTTCATCCCGTACAGTCAACTGATCGAATTCGAATGGGTGATAAGGCATGTAGTTCCCTGGAAGTGGGAGTGTTCCGTCAGGATAAAAGTTGATGTAATTTGCCTCCGGGGAATAGGGGTCATGAGGTGCAGTAAAAGCTACATAGCAAAAGAACGGTTGATCCGTATTTCTCTTCCCATGATCTTTAATAAAGTCAACAGCAGCTTGAGCAAACTGCTCAGTCGAATAGCCTTTTTGAGTAGGTTCACCCAATTTACCATCTGCTCCATAATCTCTCAATGGAAGATCATAATGATCGGCCATCCCTCCCAAGTAAACGTTTTTGGCTTCTTGAAAACTCGCCTCAAACATCTCCTTTTCATTGTGCCATTTACCTGTTCCAAAGGTTCTATATCCGGCACTCGCAAAGCTCATAGTCATGGTATGTTCTCCACTCAACTGATCATGCACTTTGTATAAGTTTTTGCCACTGAAAAGCATGGCTCTACTTGACATGCAAATGGCACCGTGGACACCACCCATGACATAGGCGTTGGAAAATCGGCTTCCTTCTCTCCCTAGCTGATCAATAGTAGGGGTTTGGATATAAGGGTTCCCATTGATACCCAACGCATCTGCTCGTTGATCATCAGCAAAAATGAAAAGAACATTGGGTTTACGTTGTTGAGCAGTTCCGATGATGGGAAGAATCAACAAAAACAGGAATAAAAAAGGAAGGCTAGAAGTTTTGATTAAGCGCATTATTGAACTGTTTCTATCTTTTAGTGTACGTATTAAATTTGAAATTACTCAATTTTCGATGGTTAGTGGTATTTGAATATTGAAAGAGCTTCCATCGTTTTTAGATCCCAAAGGATCCACAGCAGCTGCACAATACAAGACCAATGGAATACCTTCTTCATTTAACAAGAGTTGTGGACGTTCTAATCTATCCAATGAAATGACTTTTCCATTCTCCAGTTTGACTTCTCTTTTCATGAATAATGGATTTTCATTGGGAGTCCATTGAATTCCATCTTTTGAGTGGAGGATTGCTAAGGATTTTTTCTCTCCATTAGTGAGTTGACCCGTGAAATCCTTGACGATTGCAAAGAATAGCTGATGCTTTTTGGAAAACCATACATAAGGATCTTCGCTACTGGTAAAGCTGCCATCAGGCATTTTGATATCAAAAATAACTTCGTCTCTGGCTTTAAAAGGACCCATTGGAGTAGGCCCAGTCGCCACCCCATGAACACCTTTCCATCCCGGCTCATAGATGTTGCCTTTGAAAAATAACAAGTACTCACCGGTGTTCGGGTTGAAGTCTACAGTAGGGTTTACTACAATGAGATTATCGGGCTTTGCAACCGTTCCAGCCGGGGAAGGGTTGACCACATGATCCGGCTTGACACGGGTTCTAGGACTCAATAGGGGTTCATTTGGGCGTTCGAATTTTCCTTTCAGAAGGTCTTCAAAGGAATCAAATTGAATCACTCCCATCTGTTGACTTTGTTGAACTCTATTTCTCTTGTCCACATCTGGAGCAGTTTCTTCTCCTGGATCATTTCCTCCTATATAGTAAAGATAGTAGCTTCCTTCAAACTCTTTCACATGCGGATTATGAACTCCCTGTGCATCCCAGGCATCTGGGTTTCCATCATATCTTGCTCCTTTTAAAACAACTCCTTTAAACTGAAAATTTTGATCAGGAGAGCTAGATACCGCATATCCAATTTTACTTTCCAAAAGCCAACTTGTAGAAAAGACATCTGTTTCCGGTCCACTTTCCCATAAAGCAAAAAGCATATGGTACTTCCCGTCTTTTCCTTTCACGACAGAGCCTCCCCATACAAAATAGTTCTCCAGTTTTAAAACGGAGGGACCATCTAAGAATTGACTGACCCCATTGTTTTCAAGTTTGGCATGGACAGGCTTCCCTTGTATACTTATCTGGGCATAACTGCAATTGAATGAAGCTAAGGCAAGGAAAGTTAAAAGGATAAACATTTTAGGGGACTGCATGAAGGTTATTGAATTTGGTAATTGATATTCAGGTCATTCTCTCGGACCTCTTTTAGTTTGTTTGCTAATTTGGATTGCATTTTTTTGACCACAGGAAGATATTCTGGTGAATTGGCCAGATTAGTAAATTGCTCAGGGTCTCTTTTCATATCGTACAACTCTATACCAGACCCTGCATCCTCATCGTATTGGATATATGCATAGTCTTCGGTACGAATCAAAAATGATTTCCCACCCTGAGTGACAGAAAACGCAAAGTCACGCACTTTTTTTCTTGGGTTTTGGAGTACTGGTTTCAGGTTTTTTCCCTGGATTGCTTTAGGATAGGAAAGACCCGCCAGATCTGCCAATGTTGGGTACAGGTCTAATAGCTCTACAAAGGAATCCGATTGGCCGGGTTTCATTCCCGGAACCTTGATCATCATCGGGACTAGAACAGATTCTTCATGAAGGCTAACCTTCATCCAAAATTCATGTTCGTCTAAATGAAACCCATGATCAGAGGTGAATACCACAATGGTATTGTCTTCCAAGCCTTCCTCTTTCAAGGTGTTCAATACTTTTGCAACTTGAGCATCCATATAAGATACCGAGGCATAATAAGCCGCAATGGCTTTTTGCTTTTGCACCTCATTCATTGCTGCATTGACGCTGGTGACATAATTTATACCTCGTTCCGGGATATCATCCCAGTCATTTTCTACCTGCCTAGGTAGCTTGATTCCCTCATAGGGAAAAGGAGTGAAATAATTGACTGGAGCTACAAAAGGAACGTGGGGCCGGACAAAACCAACTGCCAAAAAGAAAGGCTCTTCTTTGTGTTTTCTGATCAGTTCCGAAGCTTTTTCTGCCGTTTTACCATCCGAGTGGACCAAATCATCTCCATCGGCTTGCACAATGGTCATGACATTGCCACCTTTTCTTTCAATGCTTCCATCTGGGTTGTTTTGAACCAATTCCGCTTTTCCAGGAGCAGTCCATTCTGGACCCTGGGAATTGAATTTCTCAGTCCAGGAAGCAGGATCGTCTTTTCCATCTGAACCTATTTCAATATCCCCCGGTACCCCCATGTGGTAGATTTTGCTTACTCTAGCAGTGTAATAACCGTTTTGTTTGAATAATTCGGCCATAGAAGGTCTTTCTGGCCCTACATTTTCCCTCCCACTGACATAACCATAGGTTTGGGTGGCGTTGGGATAATATCCAAACATAAAAGAAGCTCTTGAGGGCCCGCATACGGGATATTGGGTGTAAGCTTTGGTGAAAACCATGCTTTCCTTTGCCAATTGATCAATGGCAGGCGTTTGTGCAATCGGGTTTCCATAAGCCCCCAAAGCAGTTGTAGTCAAATCATCTGAAATGATAAATAGTA is a genomic window containing:
- a CDS encoding sulfatase, whose product is MSLPLPFFCKSFLKNNSRFFWRSISFFILITIGFIELGLAQTKKKPNVLFIISDDLTTTALGAYGNPIAQTPAIDQLAKESMVFTKAYTQYPVCGPSRASFMFGYYPNATQTYGYVSGRENVGPERPSMAELFKQNGYYTARVSKIYHMGVPGDIEIGSDGKDDPASWTEKFNSQGPEWTAPGKAELVQNNPDGSIERKGGNVMTIVQADGDDLVHSDGKTAEKASELIRKHKEEPFFLAVGFVRPHVPFVAPVNYFTPFPYEGIKLPRQVENDWDDIPERGINYVTSVNAAMNEVQKQKAIAAYYASVSYMDAQVAKVLNTLKEEGLEDNTIVVFTSDHGFHLDEHEFWMKVSLHEESVLVPMMIKVPGMKPGQSDSFVELLDLYPTLADLAGLSYPKAIQGKNLKPVLQNPRKKVRDFAFSVTQGGKSFLIRTEDYAYIQYDEDAGSGIELYDMKRDPEQFTNLANSPEYLPVVKKMQSKLANKLKEVRENDLNINYQIQ
- a CDS encoding RagB/SusD family nutrient uptake outer membrane protein; the encoded protein is MAFITGMVGCSSFLEEEDPSNLTPESFYTIPDHAEAALASVYADTRFIGGGSGIFSSTWQLLEAPTGTSTTETAQNSDLNNLYGLIYDGRTQHIINWWNGMYKVIAQANLVLEKVPGITPMDEAQKAKILGEARFLRAWAYFYAVRLWGDVPLITAPQTASSEDFRPSPASQEEVYALIVEDLKAAEAAGLPWTDVSGRATLAATKSLLSKVYLTMAGFPLNKGASHYQLAAEKSKEVIDYANASPGMINLFATYPELHDENNDNRLEHIFMLQYNVVVAGNPMNNMFPNFKPVTFAGPSGTGSTVPTEEFYNSYEPGDIRAKNQKGFFYTTYYENGSGAEFDLGAPYIFKHFNQQALGTKDQPGNRANNLNVPLIRFAEVLLIYAEAQNEVSGPNALALESLKRIRDRAGLTTPSLGEFTPDSFRDAVLRERWHELCYEQITWFDMLRLRKVYNEATNGFDNFEGHVNPSSNQALQAKHYLMPYPLPEMQNNPNLTPQNPGY
- a CDS encoding SusC/RagA family TonB-linked outer membrane protein, translating into MEKKLLRLLLRMSKGALQVFVIQLIFTSMLHANAVGLDQKDIEGGKNPPAIVMTSEGVPKTSTSEEHSDNFFLNPEMVTVTGTVRDETGLPLPGATISVAGTTSGTVTNVDGEYSINVSENAELIFSYIGYTPQRITVGTQTVIDVTLQPDATALEEVVVIGYGTTKRSDLTGSVGSVDAESLQERPASSLNQAMAGRIAGVQVNNNSGRPGGRTTVRIRGFSSINSSNNPLYVIDGVQMPVGTLDQQSSAIDYINPNDIVSVEVLKDASSTAIYGSRGANGVILITTKKGKSGQGTVTYNVDLSVPVIGPNRPEVLNAAQYLAVEDLAWANMEKYDPEGWAAGKWAYLNPALRRTDPRIFDSQGNPLYDTDWLEETTQNKLSQNHQLGFTGGNDRTTYSLSLGYRDDQGLVKTSYLKRYSTRFTIDDQVKPWLKVGGSLSYNNQSENLVDVSDAVARQMVEDFPFLPVRYEDGTFANNRDYPFAEGTMSSMHRLYGRKYILNTQTTLGSLYTNIKFSDALEMRTALGVNILTQENNRSETRTLAIGQSGTASKSMFKDTFWSLENYLTYNKIFKDRHSVNALLGISWQESNYTAMSASIQNFSTDYFLYNNLGAGSQLPRVGSGASREALNSYFARVNYILDDKYLFTFTGRADGSSKFGENNKYAFFPSAALAWRVSEEGFLQGNQTISNLKIRTSYGLTGNSEIPPYSSLSLLSSNYSAIYNETQIGGTGINRLSNPDLKWEKTAQTDFGVELGMFNNRLNVEVDLYYRKTTDMLLDSPVPQTSGYATIRRNVGSMENKGIEFTLNSVNVDREHFSWNTSFNLSLNRNKVLSLATPADIFGVGGPNFTNQTNIIRVGEPVGSFWGLVRLGTWSEAERAEAAEFVSYRNGLTILPGDIKYLDVNGDKAINDSDRMIIGNGSPDFWGAFSNTVRFYNFDLTVELQYSVGNDVLDMTLHPSEDRQALANSYTSVLNAWTPENQNTMIAEIRDTRAGYVTNVDSHWVKDGSFLRGRNLLIGYNFPINVTEAIKLSRLRAYASAQNFFLLTGKDINGDPETTPIRGGTGSNVFSQGMNWHSYPRPTIFMFGLQVTL
- a CDS encoding glycoside hydrolase family protein, yielding MQSPKMFILLTFLALASFNCSYAQISIQGKPVHAKLENNGVSQFLDGPSVLKLENYFVWGGSVVKGKDGKYHMLFALWESGPETDVFSTSWLLESKIGYAVSSSPDQNFQFKGVVLKGARYDGNPDAWDAQGVHNPHVKEFEGSYYLYYIGGNDPGEETAPDVDKRNRVQQSQQMGVIQFDSFEDLLKGKFERPNEPLLSPRTRVKPDHVVNPSPAGTVAKPDNLIVVNPTVDFNPNTGEYLLFFKGNIYEPGWKGVHGVATGPTPMGPFKARDEVIFDIKMPDGSFTSSEDPYVWFSKKHQLFFAIVKDFTGQLTNGEKKSLAILHSKDGIQWTPNENPLFMKREVKLENGKVISLDRLERPQLLLNEEGIPLVLYCAAAVDPLGSKNDGSSFNIQIPLTIEN
- a CDS encoding sulfatase-like hydrolase/transferase codes for the protein MRLIKTSSLPFLFLFLLILPIIGTAQQRKPNVLFIFADDQRADALGINGNPYIQTPTIDQLGREGSRFSNAYVMGGVHGAICMSSRAMLFSGKNLYKVHDQLSGEHTMTMSFASAGYRTFGTGKWHNEKEMFEASFQEAKNVYLGGMADHYDLPLRDYGADGKLGEPTQKGYSTEQFAQAAVDFIKDHGKRNTDQPFFCYVAFTAPHDPYSPEANYINFYPDGTLPLPGNYMPYHPFEFDQLTVRDENLTGWPRKPEVIQMILSDYYALVTHLDTQIAKILNALKETGQYDNTIIVYAADNGLAAGSHGLLGKQSLYEHSSKVPLIIKGPGVPQDQELDAFAYIHDLYPTLADLAGIPDPQDIDGISLVPVIKGEQDGVRDALYTSYKHTVRAVRNKKYKLIRYPERDYTQLFDLENDPLEIHNLAELSEYQDKKAEMLQLMQQWQEAFQDKIKLTADVIKPMGYDPDTLVRTPDRWQPEYTLKRYFEVKDK